Part of the Chanos chanos chromosome 5, fChaCha1.1, whole genome shotgun sequence genome, TATTTATactactttttttctcatcatgaCACAAGGTGCCTTATGTCTTTTGGCTGGAATGAAACAGTTCTGGCCAATTAAAAGTGAGGTTTCCATTGCTCATCTTAAAGGGCATCTGACACAAATGGACTGTGTGAGGCCAATCTTCCACCATCAAGTTATTCCAGAAATTTCATGGTAGTACAGTCCATAAATGAAAGGTTGCTTACAAagtgatgatgtcattcagTTGACATTCAAACAGATCACCCATTCATGTAAGAGGTGGATTTATGCTCAAGTGGGAACTAGCGAGGCAAAGGTCAATACAAATCGGCTGTATAATATTGTCACTTTAACCTTCCACTTACAAGGGGTTAGTTCAGCTACAGTGTATGCTCTTATGCATTATGCCATGACTAAGTGAATTTCAGATGTCATCTGTTATCTAAAGGTAAAGAATGTATTCTTAAACATATATTCATTGCACCGCTGAGGAAAGAGTAGTGTTTCCAGGACTTACAGATGACTCACTGTCCCTGATGAGGAAGTcaccatcctctcctctctggtttAAGGCGACCTCTGCCTGATGGCGTGTCACTTTGCCGTAGTACCACTGTTTGCCCGCAAACTTCCCGTTGAAAGATGGCTcgacacagtcacagtctggAGCTGGCGGGCCTGCGTTTCTCCAGTCATTACGGGAGTTCTGTACCTCTGTAACATAGTTCTTGGGCACTAGACCTACTTGTCCATCTGCTTTTCGGCATTTCCACCATTCTGGGTCATTCTCGGGCTTCTCCACCACATCCATGACCTCACCCTTCTCAAAGTGAAGCTCCTCATCGTTGCCGGAACTAAAAGAGTACAGCGCTTGCACAGTGTGCAGAACTCGGTTACCGTTAGTACTGTGCACCACAGAAGCCAGTTTGTCTTTCAGGGAGTTCACAGAGTCCCCCCGTACTGTCCCGTCCACATCCTCCACAACGTAATTGGAGGGGAACCAGCCAGAGTGTCCATTGTAGCTGCCGCGCCACCAGCCGTCGCTGCACTTCTCCATGACGATGACCCTCGTGCCTTTGACCAAGGAGAGCTCGTCTTCACGTTCGGCAGCGTAGTTGAACTTGACCAGCGCAGGGAGGTTGAGGTCATACAGACGCTCCCCGTTGTCAGTGTCCATGTTGGAGGCCATGTCCCTCACACTGGTTTTCCTTTTCACCTTCCCCAACCCTACAGCAAAAGAAACAGTGATTGTAGGTGATATCAATTAGATAACGTTTCATCAAAATCACTTCTAATCCAAAACCAAATGATTTTCCTTTTGACCAATCCAAATGATATTCTACTTAACCAGTTTTAGTAATGGGTGTTTATTAAAGGAAGCTTTCTATGACTTACATGAGTTTGTGGGTATTTCAATTTGCAATTTCAATGACGCTTTAAAGCTTATTCAATTCCTTTTGTTGCACTGCTTATACAAACCACAGAAAGATCATTCTAGCTGTAGAGACAATGACATATAAAATTACAATGCCTGATTAATGTTTGCAGGATTGATTCACTCATATACACTACCCATAATGCAGAATTTGTTGAAATGGTAAAAGAATTCCATCATGCTCATTCACACTCCCTGAAGTCAGTGATTAATGTTGCCTATAAACCCCTGGAACATCTGAGGGGCTATTAAATGTTATTGTCTCTGGAGCTAGAAAGTAAATGTGATCTGGTGCACATTCTATTGTCACAAATTCAACAGAAATCCATATGTGATCTTTCAATGCTACAAATTCAGACAAGTCAGCGACGCCGGATTAATGATTATTGTttacaaatattcaaaacatttaGTTATATCTCAAAATCACATGCAGGTGTGCTTGCTGAAGCAGACAGTTGGAACACTATTTGATCACAGTTGATATGGCATGTGGTTATAGTGACGATGGGTATTAATGACCGTAGGTATACAAAAACTGCCGTCCGCAAGAACCAATGCCACACACTCCATCCTTTGGGAATGTCTGGCTTTgattcaatgaaaaaaaacccagacaaatcTTGCTGACAGACAAATTTTACTGATGACCTCTGAAGCACAAACTGAAAATCACATTGGAAACCAACTATCATTTTTTTCAGCCTAGCAGAGCATGTTAAAGCATTGCACTGCTAATTATGTCTGACGTTCTTAACAGGGATGACATCCACATTAGAGGCGGTTATGAGAGGGAGTTTGACATTCTATGTAATGTGAGTCCCGCAAATATATTTCTACATCCAAATGAAATCAAGAAGGAAAAACATAGTGTAACCACAATatgaagaaagagaatgaatttAATGAGATGTGCATGGATGAGGGATCATAAATTCAgaccaaagtaaaaaaaaaaaaaaaaaaaaagtcatttgtagTCCTCTCTCTTTTGGGTGTGGGTCTTTTCTCCAGGCCATTCAAGGACAAACCATGCACAACACAGTGAACATAGTCAACATCACACAGAAATCTGCTTCCCTTAAGTACACTTAACCTAAACcatgacccaaaaaaaaaaaggttagggTATTAGCCCAAACTATACATGACACTATTCTTGGAATGCAATATGAGATACATTGCAAAGTATGTCATAAGGAGTTAGAACTCAGAGCTCAGATGATGCAATCCAGTGTTCCAAGTATAATATGTTTGGTGATTGAgagcgtttgtgtgtttaattgtgttGATCTGCTCTAGCAAAAGATACAGAAGGGTAGGTCCTCCTGCTCACACATCTACCAAGAGTTGTGAAGATCTGACTTGCAAATTTAACCAAAGCACCACGTCAGGAATTGACTTTACGTTACCTTTGATCATAAAGATATCTGCATCCCTGATGCAAACTTACAAATGAAAGGTCAAATGTGTACACTGATGTGGACTCAACAATATACTTAGTGTATCCCATAAGAATAAATAAGAGCACAATGCAAGTCCTGTGTACTGCACAGATGGAGCATGGGTCTGTTCAAAGGAAACTATTGTATAGGGAGAGACTCGTGTTCTACCCAGATGGAACACACAACAGTAAGGACTCAGAAAGACAACATAAAAGATGATAGAGAAAACTTGGAGACCATCCAAAATGTCGGAAAAAACAAAGCTCTTTCAAGTGATTCACATCTCCATGGATCATTATACGCCTTTTCAAGTTAGAACTGTTTATCATATGGTTCTTGTTACATATATTATATGCAGCATAGATTTTACTCATTAAGCTGGGAAAACCACAGGATTTATAGCTCGAATGGCATGTTAAAGTTTCAGACCTTTTATTCAGATATGCATGACAGTAATCACTAACAAAAAGATCTACAAAACAGCATGAGTCCTTCTCTtcccacagaaaacaaacaaacaaacaaacaaacaaacagaataatgcACTATTCAATGCAATAATTCAGGAATGAACCATCATTCTTTCAACAGTGGACTGCATCAGTTCACAGTTATGCACACACTATTCACTCAACATAAATGAATACAAATTAAAAGTAGGTCAtctacagctaaaaaaaaaaaataataatgcatGATTGACAGATGACTTCCTGAGTCGCTTAACAGTGAACGTTTTGCATATGTCAGATGCCAGAATTTAAATTATATCTTTGTACTGGTCTTTCCTGTTGCAagaatgataatgatgataataataatagaggGCGagtctctccttttttgttaaaTCATCACATGTGTGTAATTATAGTAGTACTTGCTGTTTACACTATTATGCTAACCAAAAAACTGAGACCATTTTAATAAGAAAGGACTGAAATATTGTTACTGACTATGGAAACAGAGCAGCCCAAGGTCTCATTTCTGAGAGGCACTACATATTGTCTGAATTGAAAAGTCCTGCTCAATCCAAAGAGAGAAAGCCAATTTAGAAAACGCACAGTACGTTATTTACGGCCCTAAAGAATCATCCAAGAGACTCATTTTATTATCAGCCTCCTCTACATATCTCTCCCCAACCCAGTTATCAAATTTCTCAGGCAGTGTATCAGAAGTTAAACAAGTGTTAAAACAATGGACTAATGAGATGGGGatcccctgtgtgtgtatgacagtgaTGGCAAACAGCGTGGTCCACACAAATAACCCTTCTCTTTCCATACCATGACTGAAGGACAAAACTagagacacactgtcctgcctgcttttgtttcatttccttTGACGACCAGACTAACAGTTACTCAGCTTCCCCAAGCTCACTTCCCTGCTTCCCGCTTGTGtcgaaataaaaagaaaaaaaaaaaagagcgctTAGACACTGCCTCTCAAATGGAAAAATATCCCATCTGAATTAAGAGAAATGGTGCATCTCGGGTTGGTAAAACCATATTGGAAACATACTGAGCCTACAGATAAGAGTTCActtctttaaatatttacttcCTCTTGGATGGAAAACTAGTTTGGTAAGTAAGAATCAGGACAGCAGTCAGCTACTCTtcactattgtgtgtgtgtgtgtgtgtgtgtgtcccctcTCATCTGGACTTCAGTGAAAGCAGGGAGAGATTAGCGATGTGCTGTGACCCTTGTCAAGCTGctttttcatttccacatcTATGAAAGGGCTCGGGCAAATATGGCCAAATCACCCCGCCTTTGTTCCTGTTAGGGCTCAAGTCACTccagtgatgacatcataagGCAAATAGTCTCAACAAACAGTCCCTGCTTCCCAGACTCTACACACCAACTGACGAGAACAACAATGTGCCCTGCATGTGTGCCAAGACAGCATATGAATTTACTGAAGTTCATGCAAAgccaaagacttttttttctacaagtgtgtgtgtgtgtgtgtgtgtgtgtgtgtgtgtttgtgtgcctgcaCTCTATACCAAAATTGCAATTGCTTTTAATAAAAATTACTGGCAAGATGTCACTAAATATGTCTATATATGAAACAGATATAGgaccaaaatgaaaaagactgcAGTCAGGGAGATGAcatctttcttttgtgttgGACTGAGTGGCCGCCCTTCATTTCCAGAACACAAAACCTCCTTTGGAGTTCTACACTATGCTAatgcagagggggagagagagagagagagagagagagagagagcgagagagagggtggggggcggtgggggggttGGCAGCCCCTCAAGAAAGGGAGCCATTTTTCCCTCTACTCCAGTAATCTGGATTTTCCAGTACTCAAAATGAGAGCAAGCGAACAAAACAAGTGCATTAAGGGCAAACACAAGAGGCACATTTGCCTAAGTAGACAGTAAGCTTTCTGTAGAAAATGTCCACTGGAGCCCTGCTTTTCTTCTGAAAGTTCCCCCCGCTTCTCTCTGCTAAATCACAACATCCAAGTGGCCAATTTCCAGTTTAAGTGGGAAATTACACAAACTGGAACTAAATCACAAAAACATGTAGAGacaagcagagggagagagagagagagaaaaaagagagagagaaagagggatgaaagtGGAGAGCCAAATGATTCATCCTTTCATTTCCCTCTGAAAGAAATCTGCATTGAATTAGTACTCTCTTCTGCTTGTCTTGCTAGGGGAGTAGAAGTTGACAGTGCATTTGTGTAGGGAGGCGTAAACTCTAACTAGCTTAACAATTCTGAGGTTTTGACTCTAGCATAAGATCCtacctaattttttttttcttttttggtgaaAGAGCATCCAAATCACCCTGAGGAAACGTGCTCCAATTCTGCACTTTCCCTCTACCCCACGTAAGATACACTGGTAAAACTGACCTCTGAACTATGCATTTGTCCAGCAACTCTAGATTAGTTTGTCTTTCCACCTGATTCTGAGCCTGTCACACCTCCCTGTCAGCCATAAACCAAACAGAGATAAGGCAGAGTTGCAGTACGAGCACTGCTTACAACAGTTCTGTCTGCTGGATTTATCATGAGACCATTATGAATCAGTAATTTAGAGAACTAACCTCCGACAAGCTTGAATTTTGAAACTAGGTAGAAGGACATGGAATTTGTTTGTGGATTACTAGTATGCTTGCCTTTTGAAAACCTAATTAGCTGCTCTTTACAGAGAAAGTACATGCTTCAACCGGGAATCCAGAAATCCTAACCCACCCACTTTCATCTGAGCACAGTTACAAGGAGGAATATAAACAGAACTTCAAATTACTTTTCACTCAACACTGTTGACACAGATATAAACTTCCTCATTGTCCATATAGACAAAATAACTGGGAAAACAAACCGTACCTTATGTTAAGGAAAACTGACTAAGCTATTCATTtggtaacacccccccccccccccccccccaaacatccTACTTTATATTTGTTAAGTTATAAGAATACTTTTCCTCCAAGAGAAAAAACATAGCTACTCAcgaaagaaatgtttaaaaaggttTGCCATGTCCATTATGGGTTGTGAGAGCAgcccctgtccctctctctctgtaactgagTAGCTATTCAATGAGAACTTCCTGAAAGTCCATAGTTATTAGTGGAGCAGCTCCACACCCCACCCACATGACTAAATCCAACCAATGGGAGGCCAAGGGTTTCCTTTGAAGCTCTCAAGCTGCTGGTTGGGCCCCATATGCTCAGTGGGCCTCCTGGGGACACTTGTCAAACACTGGGTAGTGCCACGGCAACCGCATGTCCGTCACTGCTCTGACaacattacagacactgtgtaTCAGCCCACTTGTTACCCTTGTTGAAAGAAGAGTGACTCAAAAGCTGCCAGTGCAGATTCCGTTTTTAAACAGAGTTCCCGGCATGCTTGACCATACTGTCACGAATCACCTGactttatctttctctttcaagaTATTTTCTAGGGGCTATTTTAAAGGTTCATGGATCGCaattttagaaaaagaaaaaaagacaaatcagtACTTGTGCTTTGAGTGATGATTTCCGCAAAGCAGAATATAAATCTGCAATTCACATTATAAAAATCTATCTAAGTCAGCATCCAccaaatagaaaacaaaaacagtgtacATCAATGTGTGAATGGAACGACAGAGGCTTGAAAGAGATGCATTCtgatctctcactcacagagaaGTATTTGACTGGTCTTAACTCTGGAACCACCTGGTCTGTATACAGGTGTGTAATTTAGGAGGTTTCCTATGCCAGACTGCCTGAATAACAGAAGGCATATCCTGTGGGGTTGTAAGTGGGTAAACAGAGGTAGTCAACAGAATtaaccagagagaaaaaaaaaaacacaggatctGTACACCATTTTAAATTCtccaaaatatttatttcaacaACATTTTGAGCTGTGCAGATCCTCTGGTTTGTAGAGAGAGCCATGAGTTCCCAGAGACCTGGTTCTAATCCAGTGTTCTTAAGTTTCCGTGCTCAGAATCAGAACTCTGAAATTCTTATAATCAAATCACAGAAACTGGTGGATATTCTGAGATGATGGAGAATTTGCTCGTCATGCTTTCAGGAGATACTCACTTGGTTTTTAAGAGACCGTAAAGGAAGTAAAGGAACACTAAGAAAATCAACAGAATgttaaacacaaactaaaatAACAGGGTTACCACAGAGGAAAGCAATGACACTGACTGACCCGTTTCTCTGAACTACATACACTGTTTGGTTCACTTTACATAGTGATGTATTTATAGTGTCATTAGAGTTACAGAAAGACACTAAAAAAGACATATCTTAAAATGGACAACCATTCCTTAAAGAAAACTACACCCAGAAAAACAGCTTTAAGGAATACAAATATCATTGTTATACagagtgtgaaatgaaaaaacaaacatattcaaatACTCCAAAGACTGtttgcctgagaaaaaaaacatttcacagcaaCACGGTGTTGACTGTGCTGCCTGTGCCCTGAGGCCATGATTATTCCAGACCTCAGTTTACTTAAGTATGTTGTTCACTCTGCCtaaaaagggaggggaggggtcagTTTCCTCATCCATGATCTGTTGCAGATGAAGCAAGAATAATATGTAGTCTAGGCTAAAATGAGATGAATTGCGCAGTTGATGTCTTAAGTGGACACTCCAACATGCAGTAACACTCTACTATATTGATAGGGAGAGATCCACGACTGTGTTTATGCAAAGATAGACAATTTAACTTGCAAAAGGCTTTGCAAACTTCCCATGGGAACATAAACACTGCTCTTCTTTGAATTTTGGCttgaacaaaaacatatacagtTGGTAAGTGCCACTGATGTGGAGGCCAGTGAAAACCTGCA contains:
- the nck1a gene encoding cytoplasmic protein NCK1 isoform X1, with protein sequence MTEEVIVIAKFDYMAQQDQELDIKKNERLWLLDDSKSWWRVRNATNKTGLVPSNYVERKNSFRKSSIVKSLKDTLGLGKVKRKTSVRDMASNMDTDNGERLYDLNLPALVKFNYAAEREDELSLVKGTRVIVMEKCSDGWWRGSYNGHSGWFPSNYVVEDVDGTVRGDSVNSLKDKLASVVHSTNGNRVLHTVQALYSFSSGNDEELHFEKGEVMDVVEKPENDPEWWKCRKADGQVGLVPKNYVTEVQNSRNDWRNAGPPAPDCDCVEPSFNGKFAGKQWYYGKVTRHQAEVALNQRGEDGDFLIRDSESSPSDFSISLKAQCRNKHFKVQLKDGLYCIGQRKFRSMEELVEHYKKAPIFTSEQGEKLYLIKALT
- the nck1a gene encoding cytoplasmic protein NCK1 isoform X2 → MDMANLFKHFFRLGKVKRKTSVRDMASNMDTDNGERLYDLNLPALVKFNYAAEREDELSLVKGTRVIVMEKCSDGWWRGSYNGHSGWFPSNYVVEDVDGTVRGDSVNSLKDKLASVVHSTNGNRVLHTVQALYSFSSGNDEELHFEKGEVMDVVEKPENDPEWWKCRKADGQVGLVPKNYVTEVQNSRNDWRNAGPPAPDCDCVEPSFNGKFAGKQWYYGKVTRHQAEVALNQRGEDGDFLIRDSESSPSDFSISLKAQCRNKHFKVQLKDGLYCIGQRKFRSMEELVEHYKKAPIFTSEQGEKLYLIKALT